The following are encoded together in the Zingiber officinale cultivar Zhangliang chromosome 8A, Zo_v1.1, whole genome shotgun sequence genome:
- the LOC122011795 gene encoding L-gulonolactone oxidase 2-like, which yields MSTAPSLPLQFSTLPALFHLLMLHLLLVVQGSPPGPVVLCQSGNTNCTLTNAYGAFPDRSTCHVTAVSYPSTEEELLRAVSDAAVKRHRVKVVTVYSHSIPKLSCPAGPDGRPGLLISTQRLNRTVSTDAYGARMTFEAGITLRSLLDAAAARGMALPHSPYWEGVTLGGLLSTGSHGSSAVGKGSAVHEYVVGMRLVVPSAVPSADGYYAKIVSLGEHHPDLLAAKVSLGVLGVISQVTLQLEPMFKRSVTNRVVSDATFEQSISSFAATTPYGDIIWYPSQAIVVYRDDFKLPVTAKGKGRNDFIGFRPQPTFFIASARAAEKLAEVTEDANIKCVLSKLQVQTLISLGMGFKNNGGGGGLLGFTGYPVIGNQSDMQSSGSCLRSAEDGLVTACGWDPRFKGLFYHQTAVSIPFANITDFVADVKKLRDANSGALCGPDLYFGFLMRFVRNSTAYLGKTEDAVDVDITYYRARDPRQARLHEEVLEEIEQMALFKYRGLPHWGKNRNVGFIGMKDKLGARLQKFLRVMRRYDGEGLFSSEWTDAVLGLRGKEVVVEGNGCALEGLCICSCDEHCAPEQGYYCGEGQVYRQARVCRKITEDSG from the exons ATGAGTACTGCTCCGTCCCTTCCCCTGCAATTCTCCACCCTCCCTGCCCTGTTTCACCTCCTAATGCTCCACCTCCTCCTGGTCGTCCAAGGCTCGCCTCCGGGGCCGGTCGTCTTGTGCCAGTCCGGAAACACTAACTGTACCCTCACAAACGCCTACGGCGCCTTTCCCGATCGCAGCACCTGCCACGTCACCGCCGTCTCCTACCCTTCCACAGAGGAGGAGCTCCTGCGCGCCGTCTCTGACGCCGCCGTCAAGAGGCATCGCGTGAAGGTGGTGACCGTGTACTCCCACAGCATCCCGAAGCTGTCGTGCCCTGCCGGCCCCGACGGGCGGCCGGGCCTCCTCATCAGCACCCAGCGGCTCAACCGGACGGTGAGCACCGACGCGTACGGAGCGAGGATGACGTTCGAGGCAGGGATCACGCTTCGGTCTCTCCTCGACGCGGCGGCGGCCCGCGGGATGGCGCTGCCGCACTCTCCGTACTGGGAAGGGGTGACGCTGGGCGGCCTGCTGAGCACCGGCTCCCACGGCAGCTCGGCGGTCGGCAAGGGATCGGCGGTGCACGAGTACGTGGTGGGGATGAGGCTGGTGGTCCCCAGTGCTGTCCCATCGGCGGATGGATACTACGCCAAGATCGTGAGCCTTGGCGAGCATCATCCTGATCTCTTGGCCGCCAAGGTTTCTCTCGGCGTTCTCGGAGTTATTTCTCAG GTGACCCTCCAATTAGAACCGATGTTCAAGCGGTCCGTCACCAACAGGGTCGTCAGCGACGCAACGTTCGAGCAATCCATCTCGTCCTTCGCCGCCACGACGCCCTACGGCGACATCATCTGGTATCCTTCTCAGGCCATCGTCGTCTACCGAGACGACTTCAAACTCCCCGTCACCGCCAAGGGAAAGGGCAGAAATGATTTTATAGGCTTTCGACCTCAGCCCACCTTCTTCATCGCCTCCGCTCGTGCCGCAG AAAAATTAGCGGAAGTAACAGAAGACGCAAATATCAAATGCGTGCTGTCCAAGCTACAAGTACAGACTCTCATTTCGCTCGGAATGGGCTTCAAAAacaacggcggcggcggcggcttgCTTGGATTCACCGGTTATCCGGTCATCGGAAACCAAAGCGACATGCAAAGCTCCG GTTCGTGCTTGCGGAGCGCTGAGGATGGCCTTGTCACGGCCTGCGGATGGGACCCGCGGTTCAAGGGACTCTTCTACCACCAGACCGCCGTGAGCATCCCTTTCGCCAACATCACCGACTTCGTCGCCGACGTGAAGAAGCTCCGCGACGCCAACTCCGGCGCGCTCTGCGGCCCCGACCTCTACTTTGGTTTCCTCATGCGCTTCGTCCGCAACTCCACGGCCTATCTCGGCAAGACGGAGGACGCTGTCGACGTCGACATCACCTACTACCGCGCCAGAGACCCGCGGCAGGCCCGGCTGCATGAGGAGGTGCTGGAGGAGATCGAGCAGATGGCGCTGTTCAAGTACCGCGGGTTGCCGCACTGGGGGAAGAACAGAAACGTGGGGTTCATCGGGATGAAGGACAAATTGGGAGCGAGGTTGCAGAAGTTCTTGAGGGTGATGCGCAGGTACGATGGCGAGGGGTTGTTCTCCTCGGAGTGGACGGATGCGGTGCTGGGACTACGAGGGAAGGAGGTTGTGGTGGAAGGCAACGGTTGTGCGCTGGAAGGCCTTTGCATTTGCTCCTGCGACGAGCACTGCGCGCCGGAGCAGGGTTACTATTGTGGAGAAGGCCAAGTGTACCGTCAGGCTCGCGTTTGCCGAAAAATCACCGAAGACAGCGGTTAA
- the LOC122012131 gene encoding glycosyltransferase BC10-like, which translates to MMQPRVSSSDNVKELAQARGSAYLQPRASHRLFLKIILPVLALAGGFSVFAMYFTRLQIGFPVVGTAFQPCVEDTGGLEQWIRPPSDLMHSMSDEELLWRASWVPQVKRYPFKRVPKLAFMFLTRGPLPLSPLWERYFRGNEGRYSVYLHTQPSYKANFTSNSVFYRRQIPSKVSEWGQMSMCDAEKRLLANALLDLSNERFILLSESCIPLSNFNITYQYLMKSKYSFIGVYDDRGPYGRGRYNPNMAPEVNLEQWRKGSQWFEVNRKLAVTIVKDTTYYQKFERFCRPHCYVDEHYFPTMLTIESAHRLANRSVTWVDWSRGGAHPATFGRSDISEAFLKRIHDGQNCSYNDNHSSLCFLFARKFAPSSVEPLLELAPALLGFGL; encoded by the exons ATGATGCAACCGAGGGTTTCCTCCTCCGACAATGTCAAGGAGTTGGCGCAGGCGAGAGGATCCGCTTACCTGCAGCCCCGCGCCTCCCATCGGTTGTTCCTCAAGATCATCCTCCCCGTGCTCGCCCTCGCCGGAGGCTTCTCGGTATTCGCCATGTACTTTACCCGCCTGCAGATTGGGTTCCCGGTGGTCGGCACCGCGTTCCAGCCCTGCGTCGAGGATACGGGTGGCCTGGAGCAATGGATCCGGCCGCCGTCGGACCTGATGCACTCGATGAGTGACGAGGAGCTCCTGTGGCGAGCGTCGTGGGTGCCCCAAGTGAAGAGGTACCCGTTCAAGAGGGTTCCCAAGCTCGCTTTTATGTTCTTGACAAGGGGGCCGCTGCCGCTTTCTCCGCTCTGGGAGAGGTACTTTAGAGGGAACGAAGGTCGTTACTCGGTCTATCTCCATACACAGCCATCTTATAAGGCCAACTTCACCTCGAACTCGGTTTTCTACCGGAGGCAGATCCCCAGTAAG GTGTCTGAGTGGGGGCAGATGAGTATGTGTGATGCTGAAAAACGGCTCCTTGCAAATGCACTACTTGATTTATCAAATGAACGGTTCATTCTGTTGTCAGAGTCATGCATTCCATTGTCAAATTTCAACATTACCTACCAATACTTGATGAAATCAAAGTATAGCTTCATTGGAGTGTATGATGATCGAGGACCATACGGACGAGGCAGGTATAATCCAAACATGGCTCCAGAAGTAAACCTTGAGCAATGGCGCAAGGGGTCTCAGTGGTTTGAAGTGAATAGGAAATTGGCCGTTACCATAGTCAAGGACACCACTTATTATCAGAAGTTTGAAAGGTTCTGCAGGCCACATTGTTATGTGGACGAGCATTACTTCCCCACCATGCTCACCATAGAGTCAGCCCATCGTCTGGCGAACAGAAGCGTCACTTGGGTGGATTGGTCAAGAGGTGGTGCTCACCCAGCAACCTTCGGCAGGAGTGATATAAGCGAAGCCTTTCTCAAGAGAATTCATGATGGGCAGAACTGTTCATACAATGACAACCATTCATCTCTTTGTTTCCTCTTTGCAAGGAAGTTTGCTCCAAGTTCAGTGGAGCCTCTATTAGAATTGGCACCTGCTTTGcttggatttggtttgtga